Proteins from a single region of Amycolatopsis sp. CA-230715:
- the tsaD gene encoding tRNA (adenosine(37)-N6)-threonylcarbamoyltransferase complex transferase subunit TsaD, producing MPRIVMGIESSCDETGVGLVRLHDDGTVELLADAVASSVDQHARFGGVVPEVASRAHLEAMVPTVHRAFADAGLKLSDVDAIAVTAGPGLAGALLVGVSAAKAYSAALEVPLYGVNHLAGHIAVDTLQHGPLPAPCLALLVSGGHTQLLRVDDIASSITELGSTVDDAAGEAYDKVARLIDLPYPGGPPIDKAAADGDPAAIAFPRGMTGPRDAKFDFSFSGLKTAVARWVEAAERRGEPIPVSDVAASFQEAVADVLTAKAVRAAKESGIGTLVISGGVAANSRLSALAKQRCADAGIELRVPRPRLCTDNGAMIAALGAHVVAADRPQSSLDISANPALPVGTVSV from the coding sequence ATGCCCAGGATCGTGATGGGGATCGAGAGTTCGTGCGACGAAACCGGGGTCGGCCTCGTCCGGCTACACGACGACGGCACGGTCGAGCTGCTCGCCGACGCGGTGGCGTCCAGTGTGGACCAGCACGCGCGGTTCGGCGGTGTGGTGCCCGAGGTCGCCAGCAGGGCACACCTGGAGGCGATGGTGCCGACGGTGCACCGAGCGTTCGCCGACGCGGGCCTGAAACTGTCCGATGTGGACGCGATCGCGGTGACCGCGGGGCCGGGACTCGCCGGCGCGCTGCTGGTCGGCGTGTCCGCGGCGAAGGCGTATTCGGCGGCGTTGGAGGTCCCGCTCTACGGCGTCAACCACCTCGCCGGGCACATCGCGGTCGACACCCTGCAGCACGGGCCGCTGCCCGCGCCGTGCCTCGCGCTACTCGTTTCGGGCGGCCACACGCAACTGCTGCGGGTGGACGACATCGCGTCCTCGATCACCGAACTCGGGTCCACTGTGGACGACGCGGCTGGTGAGGCGTACGACAAGGTGGCCAGGCTGATCGACCTGCCCTATCCCGGTGGCCCGCCCATCGACAAGGCGGCCGCGGACGGGGATCCCGCCGCGATCGCCTTCCCGCGCGGCATGACCGGCCCGCGCGACGCGAAGTTCGACTTCTCCTTCTCCGGCTTGAAGACCGCGGTCGCGCGCTGGGTCGAAGCCGCCGAGCGCCGGGGCGAGCCGATCCCGGTCTCCGACGTCGCGGCGTCGTTCCAGGAGGCGGTCGCGGACGTGCTGACCGCGAAGGCGGTCCGGGCCGCGAAGGAGTCCGGGATCGGCACGCTGGTGATTTCCGGTGGGGTGGCGGCGAATTCACGGCTGTCCGCGCTCGCGAAGCAGCGGTGCGCGGACGCCGGGATCGAGCTGCGAGTGCCGCGTCCGAGGTTGTGCACCGACAACGGCGCGATGATCGCCGCGCTCGGCGCGCACGTCGTCGCCGCGGATCGCCCTCAGTCCTCTTTGGACATCTCGGCGAACCCGGCGCTGCCGGTCGGGACCGTGTCAGTCTGA
- a CDS encoding glycosyltransferase encodes MSVAFIVYVIVIVVPFLRRKPAPVGDADRFSWHFFVPCRDEQTVIGETVRYLRATFPAAHVWVVDDDSEDRTARVVRALWRRDGRYDPYLHLVCRRRPDARTGKGDALNAAYRELNAWSDGSVPREDIVVVVVDADGRPAPNCLTVCAADHLFGDEAIGAVQLDVRMGNRSTPPPRKSWLGRAFGLKLAQLQDLEFRTAIAAIQTSRGFTGTISMGGNGQFTRLTALDSIAGEDGTPWRGSLLEDFELGVHLLTAGWRTGYTPDSFVAQEGLYSLRRFLVQRTRWGQGTMQCLRYLRRIWDSPHISTIGAAEMMYYLAQPWMQLLGSLLYPIPFLVLLVNTAGDPATMWSWFTDGAWILFAIYGSFGLLPFVMWGPIYQWKCLRSKNILAGLGMGLAYAAYIYTFYITSWRALFRLVRGRNGWSKTRRNTEAAAGAKVALDS; translated from the coding sequence ATGAGCGTCGCGTTCATCGTGTACGTGATCGTCATCGTGGTGCCGTTCCTGCGGCGCAAACCGGCGCCGGTCGGTGACGCCGACCGGTTCTCCTGGCACTTCTTCGTACCGTGCCGCGACGAGCAGACGGTGATCGGCGAGACGGTGCGGTACCTCCGCGCGACCTTCCCCGCCGCGCACGTGTGGGTCGTCGACGACGATTCGGAGGACCGCACCGCGCGCGTGGTGCGGGCGCTGTGGCGGCGCGACGGCCGGTACGACCCGTACCTCCACCTGGTGTGCCGCCGCCGTCCCGACGCCAGGACCGGCAAGGGGGACGCGCTCAACGCCGCGTACCGCGAGCTGAACGCGTGGAGCGACGGCTCGGTCCCGCGCGAGGACATCGTGGTGGTCGTCGTCGACGCCGACGGCAGGCCCGCGCCGAACTGCCTCACCGTGTGCGCGGCGGACCACCTCTTCGGCGACGAGGCGATCGGCGCGGTCCAGCTCGACGTCCGGATGGGCAACCGGTCCACCCCGCCGCCGCGGAAGTCGTGGCTCGGCAGGGCTTTCGGGCTGAAGCTGGCGCAGCTGCAGGACCTCGAGTTCCGCACCGCGATCGCGGCGATCCAGACCTCGCGCGGGTTCACCGGCACCATCTCGATGGGCGGCAACGGCCAGTTCACCCGGCTCACCGCACTCGACTCGATCGCGGGCGAGGACGGCACCCCGTGGCGCGGTTCGCTGCTGGAGGACTTCGAGCTCGGCGTCCACCTGCTGACCGCGGGCTGGCGAACCGGGTACACCCCGGATTCCTTTGTGGCGCAAGAAGGCCTGTACAGCCTGCGCCGGTTCCTCGTGCAGCGCACCAGATGGGGCCAGGGCACCATGCAGTGCCTGCGGTACCTGCGCCGGATCTGGGACTCGCCGCACATCAGCACGATCGGCGCGGCCGAGATGATGTACTACCTCGCCCAGCCGTGGATGCAGCTGCTCGGCTCGCTGCTGTACCCGATCCCGTTCCTGGTGCTGCTGGTGAACACCGCGGGGGACCCCGCGACGATGTGGTCGTGGTTCACCGACGGCGCCTGGATCCTGTTCGCGATCTACGGCTCGTTCGGGCTGCTGCCGTTCGTCATGTGGGGTCCCATCTACCAGTGGAAGTGCTTGCGCAGCAAGAACATCCTCGCCGGGCTCGGCATGGGGCTCGCCTACGCCGCGTACATCTACACCTTCTACATCACGTCGTGGCGCGCGCTGTTCCGGCTCGTGCGCGGCCGCAACGGCTGGTCCAAGACCCGCCGCAACACCGAGGCCGCGGCGGGTGCGAAAGTCGCACTGGACAGCTGA
- the rimI gene encoding ribosomal protein S18-alanine N-acetyltransferase: MKLEAMRRADIRACVQIEKVLFAGDDPWSAYAFHSELDMGGYYLVARTDEGEVAGYGGLAVVGKPGEYEASVHTLGVLPQYQGNGHGSALLRALLDRADSIDAPVFLEVRTDNETALALYARYGFSRIGLRKRYYQPSGADAYTMARPARSAQEVNG; encoded by the coding sequence GTGAAGCTGGAGGCCATGCGGCGCGCCGACATCCGCGCCTGCGTCCAGATCGAAAAGGTGCTCTTCGCCGGTGACGACCCGTGGAGCGCGTACGCGTTCCACTCCGAATTGGACATGGGCGGCTACTACCTCGTGGCCAGGACCGACGAGGGCGAAGTGGCGGGCTACGGCGGCCTCGCCGTGGTCGGTAAGCCAGGTGAGTACGAGGCCAGCGTGCACACGCTCGGCGTTTTGCCGCAGTACCAAGGAAACGGCCACGGCTCCGCACTTTTGCGCGCGCTGCTCGACCGCGCAGACTCGATCGACGCCCCGGTCTTCCTCGAAGTCCGCACGGACAACGAAACCGCGCTCGCGCTCTACGCGCGCTACGGTTTCAGCCGGATCGGCCTGCGCAAGCGCTACTACCAGCCCTCGGGTGCGGACGCCTACACGATGGCGCGCCCGGCGCGGTCCGCACAGGAGGTGAACGGCTGA
- a CDS encoding alkaline phosphatase D family protein, with product MPETVNRRLFLLGGAGAVAVVAGAAGLTQAGASQGAGLAQPLGDVFTLGVASGEPTATGIVLWTRLARDPVAENGLGGMPDRAVPVQWQLSKNEQFTKIVRAGNALAGPDAAHSVHVEVEGLAPGTEYFYRFRSGKAVSRVGRTRTAPAPGALGALTMCFASCAHYGEGYFTAYRRLAEDHPDLVLHLGDYQYEYASKAKDVRKVLGPETVELADYRLRHGQYKTDADLQLAHATAPWQVVFDDHETENNWAGEIPEASSQTPQGPAFMARRKAAFQAYYENMPLRRSAKPRGSDIQLYRRLNWGSLATFHMLDTRQYRDDQACGDGVKAGCDERLNPTRSITGERQEKWLVDGFHSSNARWDVLGQQVFFSQIDLTPGAAEGYNMDAWDGYKANRDRIASAMGNSRVRNGVVLTGDVHRHWAAEIKETYGSPDSKGVGTEFITTSITSGKDGDDGTNQAVLDENPHVKFHKNRRGYVRTKFTAGELRADYRIVPYVSKPDATAETAASFVVEDRDPTLHRA from the coding sequence ATGCCCGAAACGGTCAACCGCAGGCTCTTCCTGCTCGGCGGCGCGGGGGCGGTGGCGGTCGTCGCCGGCGCCGCCGGTCTCACGCAGGCGGGCGCGAGCCAGGGCGCCGGGCTCGCCCAGCCGCTCGGCGACGTGTTCACCCTCGGCGTCGCGTCCGGCGAGCCGACGGCCACCGGCATCGTGCTCTGGACGCGGCTCGCGCGCGACCCGGTCGCCGAAAACGGCCTCGGCGGCATGCCGGACCGCGCGGTCCCGGTGCAGTGGCAGCTGTCGAAGAACGAGCAGTTCACCAAGATCGTGCGGGCCGGGAACGCGCTCGCCGGACCGGATGCCGCGCACAGCGTGCACGTCGAGGTCGAGGGCCTGGCGCCGGGCACCGAGTACTTCTACCGGTTCCGCAGCGGCAAAGCGGTTTCGCGGGTCGGGCGGACCCGCACGGCGCCCGCTCCTGGCGCGCTCGGCGCGCTGACGATGTGCTTCGCGTCGTGCGCGCACTACGGCGAGGGCTACTTCACGGCGTACCGGCGGCTCGCCGAGGACCACCCCGACCTCGTGCTGCACCTCGGCGACTACCAGTACGAGTACGCGTCGAAGGCCAAGGACGTGCGGAAGGTGCTCGGCCCGGAGACCGTCGAGCTGGCGGACTACCGGCTGCGGCACGGCCAGTACAAGACCGACGCCGACCTGCAGCTCGCGCACGCCACGGCGCCGTGGCAGGTGGTGTTCGACGACCACGAGACCGAGAACAACTGGGCGGGCGAGATCCCGGAGGCCAGTTCGCAGACGCCGCAGGGCCCCGCGTTCATGGCCCGCCGCAAGGCCGCGTTCCAGGCGTACTACGAGAACATGCCGCTGCGGCGCTCGGCGAAGCCGCGCGGTTCGGACATCCAGCTCTACCGGCGCCTGAACTGGGGTTCGCTGGCGACCTTCCACATGCTCGACACCCGGCAGTACCGGGACGACCAGGCGTGCGGCGACGGCGTCAAGGCGGGCTGCGACGAGCGGTTGAACCCGACGCGGTCGATCACGGGCGAGCGCCAGGAGAAGTGGCTCGTCGACGGGTTCCACAGCTCGAACGCGCGCTGGGACGTGCTCGGGCAGCAGGTGTTCTTCTCGCAGATCGACCTCACCCCCGGTGCCGCCGAGGGCTACAACATGGACGCCTGGGACGGCTACAAGGCGAACCGCGACCGGATCGCGTCGGCGATGGGGAACTCGCGGGTGCGCAACGGCGTGGTGCTCACCGGCGATGTCCACCGGCACTGGGCGGCCGAGATCAAGGAGACCTACGGCTCGCCGGACTCGAAGGGGGTCGGCACCGAGTTCATCACGACCTCGATCACCAGCGGCAAGGACGGCGACGACGGCACCAACCAGGCCGTGCTCGACGAGAACCCGCACGTGAAGTTCCACAAGAACCGCCGGGGCTACGTGCGGACGAAGTTCACCGCGGGCGAGCTGCGCGCGGACTACCGGATCGTGCCGTACGTGTCGAAGCCGGACGCCACCGCCGAGACGGCCGCGAGCTTCGTCGTGGAGGACCGGGACCCGACCCTGCACCGCGCCTGA
- the tsaB gene encoding tRNA (adenosine(37)-N6)-threonylcarbamoyltransferase complex dimerization subunit type 1 TsaB, whose protein sequence is MLVLAIDTSTSAVTAGVATLTGEGITVLGERITHDARAHGELLTPHALEAVAAAGAALRDLDAIACGVGPGPFTGLRAGITTAATLSDALGIPAHPVCSLDAIAADIEAGERFLVATDARRREVYWAAYDEEGTRIDGPHVQPPAELPAAGLAAGDGARQYSLGARTIEPFFPSPRGLVAAARAALLSTVDPEPLVPLYLRRPDATEPGARKKVSAS, encoded by the coding sequence GTGCTTGTTCTCGCCATCGACACCTCCACGTCCGCGGTCACCGCCGGCGTCGCGACCCTGACCGGCGAGGGGATCACCGTGCTCGGCGAGCGGATCACCCACGACGCCAGGGCGCACGGCGAGCTGCTCACCCCGCACGCGCTCGAAGCCGTCGCCGCGGCCGGGGCGGCGTTGCGCGATCTCGACGCGATCGCCTGCGGGGTCGGCCCCGGTCCGTTCACGGGGCTGCGCGCGGGCATCACGACCGCCGCCACCCTCTCCGACGCCCTCGGCATCCCCGCGCATCCCGTCTGCAGCCTCGACGCCATCGCCGCCGATATCGAGGCGGGCGAACGATTCCTCGTCGCCACCGACGCGCGCAGGCGCGAGGTGTATTGGGCCGCCTACGACGAGGAAGGCACGCGAATCGACGGCCCGCACGTCCAGCCGCCCGCCGAGCTGCCCGCCGCCGGGCTCGCGGCGGGGGACGGCGCACGGCAGTATTCGCTCGGCGCGCGGACGATCGAGCCGTTCTTCCCGTCACCTCGCGGCCTGGTCGCCGCCGCGCGCGCCGCCTTGCTGTCCACAGTGGACCCGGAGCCGCTGGTGCCGTTGTACCTCCGCCGTCCGGACGCCACCGAGCCCGGCGCCCGCAAGAAGGTGAGCGCCTCGTGA
- the xrtP gene encoding exosortase P — protein MVLAAAVALVVAERAYRVFEVQFAGLILRGITSSGVYVAGERETVYFGLSGTEPLGLRMTPECSSAFMLIPLFLVTAVMMWFRPRNTRRPFFSLLVSAIAVILVNQLRILAIVGLVQWLGVDRGYYWGHTLLGSLVSVLGGALALVLFVWLGTRGPKNRESTP, from the coding sequence GTGGTCCTGGCGGCCGCTGTCGCGCTCGTCGTGGCGGAGCGCGCCTACCGGGTCTTCGAGGTCCAGTTCGCCGGGCTGATCCTCCGGGGCATCACCTCATCGGGTGTCTACGTGGCCGGCGAGCGCGAAACTGTTTACTTCGGGTTGTCCGGCACTGAGCCACTCGGGTTGAGAATGACGCCGGAATGCTCATCCGCGTTCATGCTCATCCCGTTGTTTCTTGTCACCGCGGTGATGATGTGGTTCCGTCCGCGCAATACCCGGCGCCCCTTCTTCTCGTTGCTGGTCTCCGCGATCGCGGTCATTCTGGTGAATCAGTTGCGGATACTGGCGATCGTCGGGCTCGTGCAGTGGCTCGGCGTGGATCGCGGCTACTACTGGGGCCACACGCTGCTCGGTTCGCTGGTGAGCGTGCTCGGCGGCGCGCTGGCGCTGGTCCTGTTCGTCTGGCTGGGCACCCGGGGCCCGAAGAACCGCGAGAGCACGCCGTGA
- a CDS encoding N-acetylmuramoyl-L-alanine amidase: MSRRSFRRGGALLAVASLALAAPAATAQTAPADQQRQRAFAAAAEEFGVPENVLLGVSFLESRWDSNAGTPSTAAGYGPMHLTDLRAAGTGGSHHDEGGEDPRGDGRRSELHPSSPGPAPATPQLQTIDRAAQLIGTSAETLRQDPVQNIRGGAALLADYQRQTGARGETPADWYGAVTRYGDGSSFADEVFETLKTGVDRVTDDGQHLTLAPTPGLEPRSREDTKVECPRSVSCESVPAPYQELPGGGYGNHDLANRPQSQKIDYIVIHDTEGYWDDVLKLVQDPTYVSWNYSIRSSDGKIAQHVPTKDVAYHAGNWYVNSKSIGVEHEGFAAKGSWYTEAMYRTSAKLVRYLAGKYGIPLDRAHIIGHDNVPGINPAKIPTMHWDPGPYWDWSHYFDLLGAPFDHGFGLPGSKLITITPDFAANKPAFTGCESPGKPCTPRGSTSQMLRTEPDANAPLLKDAGLHPDGTPSTMDVADVGSRIDAGQRYAVAEVRGDWTAVWYLGQKGWFLNPRKAPTAKPAIGTVVTPKPGKASVPVYGTAYPEASAYPAGRTPQPIVALPYSLQTGQRYSSSGTVGSEYYYATKFDPAEHLVVKGKTRYVQVQFGHRIAYVNADDVQVLPAF; the protein is encoded by the coding sequence ATGTCTCGTCGTTCGTTCCGCCGTGGTGGCGCGCTGCTCGCCGTCGCGAGCCTCGCGCTCGCGGCCCCAGCCGCAACCGCCCAGACAGCCCCAGCCGACCAGCAACGCCAGCGCGCTTTCGCCGCCGCGGCCGAGGAGTTCGGCGTCCCCGAGAACGTGCTCCTCGGCGTCTCGTTCCTCGAGTCGCGCTGGGACTCCAACGCGGGCACGCCGAGCACCGCCGCGGGCTACGGCCCGATGCACCTGACGGACCTGCGCGCCGCGGGCACCGGCGGCAGCCACCACGACGAAGGCGGCGAGGACCCGCGCGGCGACGGGCGGCGCTCCGAGCTGCACCCGTCCTCCCCCGGCCCCGCGCCGGCGACGCCGCAGTTGCAGACGATCGACCGCGCGGCCCAGCTCATCGGAACGAGCGCCGAGACGCTGCGCCAGGATCCGGTGCAGAACATCCGCGGCGGCGCGGCGCTGCTCGCCGACTACCAGCGCCAGACCGGCGCGCGCGGCGAGACCCCGGCCGACTGGTACGGCGCGGTCACCCGCTACGGCGACGGGTCCTCCTTCGCCGACGAGGTGTTCGAAACCCTGAAGACGGGCGTCGACCGCGTCACCGACGACGGCCAGCACCTGACCCTCGCACCGACACCAGGCCTGGAGCCGCGCTCGCGCGAGGACACCAAGGTCGAATGCCCGCGGTCCGTCTCGTGCGAGTCCGTCCCGGCGCCGTACCAGGAGCTGCCCGGCGGCGGTTACGGCAACCACGACCTGGCGAACCGCCCGCAGAGCCAGAAGATCGACTACATCGTCATCCACGACACCGAGGGCTACTGGGACGACGTGCTCAAGCTCGTCCAGGATCCCACTTACGTCAGCTGGAACTACTCGATCCGCTCCTCCGACGGGAAAATCGCGCAGCACGTGCCGACGAAGGACGTCGCCTACCACGCCGGGAACTGGTACGTGAACTCGAAGTCGATCGGCGTCGAGCACGAAGGGTTCGCGGCGAAGGGCTCCTGGTACACCGAGGCGATGTACCGCACGTCCGCGAAGCTCGTGCGGTACCTGGCAGGCAAGTACGGGATCCCGCTCGACCGCGCGCACATCATCGGGCACGACAACGTGCCGGGGATCAACCCGGCGAAGATCCCGACGATGCACTGGGATCCGGGCCCCTACTGGGACTGGTCGCATTACTTCGACCTGCTCGGCGCGCCGTTCGACCACGGATTCGGCCTGCCGGGGTCGAAGCTGATCACGATCACCCCGGACTTCGCGGCGAACAAGCCCGCGTTCACCGGCTGCGAGTCACCGGGAAAGCCTTGCACGCCAAGGGGTTCGACGTCGCAGATGCTGCGAACCGAGCCGGACGCGAACGCGCCGCTGCTCAAGGACGCGGGCCTGCACCCGGACGGTACACCGTCCACTATGGACGTGGCGGACGTCGGCAGCCGGATCGACGCGGGCCAGCGCTACGCGGTCGCCGAGGTCCGCGGCGACTGGACGGCGGTCTGGTACCTGGGCCAGAAGGGCTGGTTCCTCAACCCGCGCAAGGCACCGACGGCCAAGCCCGCGATCGGGACCGTCGTGACGCCGAAACCGGGCAAGGCCTCGGTCCCGGTCTACGGCACCGCCTATCCCGAAGCGTCGGCGTACCCGGCCGGCCGCACCCCGCAGCCGATCGTGGCACTGCCGTACTCGCTGCAGACCGGCCAGCGCTATTCGTCGAGCGGCACGGTCGGGTCCGAGTACTACTACGCCACGAAGTTCGACCCGGCCGAACACCTTGTCGTGAAAGGGAAGACGAGGTACGTGCAGGTCCAGTTCGGACACCGGATCGCCTACGTCAACGCCGACGACGTACAGGTGCTGCCCGCGTTCTGA
- the wecB gene encoding non-hydrolyzing UDP-N-acetylglucosamine 2-epimerase — translation MDVMLLAGTRPEAVKLAPLALALAEHPVFRPVLVHSGQHERMVEQALSSFGLGVDLWLDVPPRVTGSQAELFAGLLPALDETLARHRPGALVLQGDTATVLAGALAAYWRGIPVVHLEAGLRTHDLAAPFPEEGTRQMAARVATLHLAPTEPAAAALRAEGIPADRIAVTGNTVVDAVRAVAARDLPARDTALALLEMEIGEAAKRMVLVTSHRRESWGEPLKRILDAVRELVTARPDVHVLFPVHPNPEVRAQVRAALGDLDRVTLTEPLDYPDLVRALRLAELVLTDSGGIQEEAPTFGTPVLILRDVTERAEAVAAGCAWLVGTDTDRIVTTASRVLSGEITVSGAENPYGDGKASARAVTAIESLLGLSDPLLAGAARSD, via the coding sequence GTGGATGTCATGCTGCTCGCCGGGACGCGCCCGGAAGCGGTCAAACTCGCCCCGCTCGCGCTGGCGTTGGCCGAACACCCCGTTTTCCGGCCCGTTCTCGTGCACAGCGGCCAGCACGAGCGGATGGTCGAACAGGCGCTGTCCTCGTTCGGCCTCGGCGTCGACCTCTGGCTCGACGTGCCGCCGCGCGTGACCGGGTCGCAGGCCGAACTGTTCGCCGGGCTGCTGCCCGCGCTCGACGAAACCCTCGCCAGGCACCGCCCCGGCGCGCTCGTGCTGCAGGGTGACACCGCGACCGTGCTGGCGGGCGCGCTCGCCGCGTACTGGCGCGGAATTCCCGTCGTGCACCTGGAAGCGGGCCTGCGCACGCACGACCTCGCGGCGCCGTTCCCCGAGGAGGGCACCCGGCAGATGGCAGCGCGGGTCGCCACGCTGCACCTCGCCCCGACCGAACCCGCCGCGGCCGCGCTGCGCGCCGAGGGCATTCCCGCCGACCGGATCGCGGTCACCGGCAACACCGTCGTCGACGCGGTGCGGGCGGTCGCGGCGCGGGACCTCCCCGCGCGCGACACCGCGCTCGCGTTGCTGGAAATGGAAATCGGCGAAGCCGCCAAACGCATGGTCCTGGTGACCTCGCACCGCAGGGAGTCGTGGGGCGAGCCGCTGAAGCGCATCCTCGACGCCGTCCGGGAACTGGTGACGGCCCGTCCCGACGTGCACGTGCTGTTCCCGGTCCACCCCAACCCGGAGGTCCGCGCCCAGGTCCGCGCCGCGCTCGGTGATCTCGACCGCGTGACGCTCACCGAGCCGCTGGACTACCCGGACCTGGTGCGCGCGCTTCGCCTGGCCGAGCTGGTGCTCACCGATTCGGGCGGGATCCAGGAAGAGGCGCCGACCTTCGGCACGCCGGTGCTGATCCTGCGCGACGTGACGGAGCGGGCCGAAGCCGTGGCGGCGGGATGCGCCTGGCTCGTCGGCACCGACACCGACCGCATCGTCACCACGGCGTCCCGCGTCCTCTCCGGCGAAATCACCGTCAGTGGCGCCGAAAACCCTTACGGGGACGGAAAAGCGTCCGCACGGGCGGTCACCGCGATCGAAAGCCTGCTCGGCCTGTCCGACCCCCTGCTCGCCGGAGCGGCCCGCTCAGACTGA
- a CDS encoding choice-of-anchor P family protein, which translates to MKTHLRRGGLLAAVVACVALVGAGTAAAAPGDGSAYGLSVNVKLLGADAVKAGPFAAASTNGPTQNTFAGVNLPGILTSGVINTEAKRDDNSGQVDAKASTANVGLPLLKAALGNVGAKAIEATCVATQKGVTGSSTLVGANFGSLGSIPVTPAANTKLEVKIPVIGNVATVILNEQIKNPDGSLTVNALHVKLLGSDLAGAIGSGDVVISSATCGPAGLPVPLASGAGMWIGFGLLGAIAVPVGIRVTRNRRASASAAA; encoded by the coding sequence ATGAAGACCCACCTTCGTCGCGGGGGCCTCCTCGCAGCGGTCGTGGCGTGCGTCGCGCTCGTCGGCGCGGGCACCGCCGCCGCGGCGCCCGGTGACGGTTCCGCGTACGGCCTCTCCGTCAACGTGAAACTGCTCGGCGCGGACGCGGTCAAGGCGGGCCCGTTCGCCGCGGCCAGCACCAACGGCCCGACGCAGAACACCTTCGCTGGCGTCAACCTCCCCGGCATCCTCACTTCGGGCGTGATCAACACCGAAGCCAAGCGGGACGACAACTCCGGCCAGGTGGACGCGAAGGCGAGCACCGCCAACGTCGGACTCCCGCTGCTGAAGGCCGCGCTCGGCAATGTCGGCGCGAAGGCGATCGAGGCCACCTGCGTGGCCACGCAGAAGGGCGTCACGGGCAGCAGCACGCTGGTCGGCGCGAACTTCGGCAGCCTCGGCTCGATCCCGGTGACCCCGGCGGCCAACACCAAGCTCGAGGTCAAGATCCCGGTCATCGGCAACGTCGCGACGGTCATCCTCAACGAGCAGATCAAGAACCCCGACGGCAGCCTCACCGTCAACGCGCTGCACGTGAAGCTGCTCGGCAGCGATCTCGCGGGCGCGATCGGCTCCGGTGACGTGGTGATCTCCTCGGCGACCTGCGGCCCCGCCGGGCTGCCGGTGCCGCTCGCCTCGGGCGCCGGGATGTGGATCGGGTTCGGCCTGCTCGGCGCGATCGCCGTGCCGGTCGGCATCCGCGTGACCCGCAACCGCAGGGCGTCGGCTTCGGCCGCGGCCTGA
- a CDS encoding LPXTG cell wall anchor domain-containing protein — protein sequence MYKLPGAGVGAAGGGVGTLAATGADVGWWIAVGVVLLVLGTAAVIAAHRRTKRLARSGS from the coding sequence ATGTACAAGCTGCCCGGTGCCGGTGTCGGCGCGGCCGGTGGCGGGGTGGGCACCCTCGCCGCCACCGGCGCCGACGTCGGCTGGTGGATAGCGGTCGGCGTGGTGCTGCTCGTCCTCGGCACCGCCGCGGTCATCGCCGCGCACCGCCGCACGAAGCGCCTCGCCAGGTCCGGTTCCTGA